The following proteins are encoded in a genomic region of Chryseobacterium cucumeris:
- a CDS encoding hydroxymethylglutaryl-CoA reductase, degradative, with protein sequence MNHKPIEGFSKLPKQGKIEWLVNEYLEGNQEYQNILKQYWNDDADLQKLHEEFSENTISNFYMPYGIAPNFLIDGKLLALPMAVEESSVVAAASKAAKFWIDKGGFKTTIINTEKLGHTHFIFNVEPHKLLHFFNFSLKKKLFEATEDITANMRKRGGGILNISLVDKTAEMPNYYQLKASFDTVDSMGANFINSCLEQFGKTLRQEVATSEDFTQEEKNSLQIVMNILSNFTPDCIVRAEVSCKMEDLKDDSGISPEEFASKFKQAVTIAEIEPYRATTHNKGVMNGVDAVVIATGNDFRATEACAHAYAARDGQYRSLTHCTTDNGIFRFWIDLPISVGVVGGLTNLHPLVKFSLALLGKPSAQELMSIMAVSGLAQNFGALRSLVTTGIQKGHMKMHLLNILNQLGATEEEKQHFVTYFKDKTVSHHEVINEFNRMRGN encoded by the coding sequence ATGAATCATAAACCAATCGAAGGTTTTTCCAAGCTTCCAAAGCAGGGGAAAATCGAATGGCTCGTAAACGAATATCTTGAAGGAAACCAGGAATATCAAAATATATTAAAACAATACTGGAATGATGATGCAGATCTTCAGAAGCTTCACGAAGAGTTTTCTGAAAATACCATCTCTAATTTTTATATGCCGTACGGAATTGCTCCGAACTTTTTAATCGATGGAAAACTGTTGGCGCTTCCAATGGCTGTTGAAGAAAGTTCAGTAGTTGCTGCCGCTTCCAAAGCTGCCAAATTCTGGATCGATAAAGGAGGTTTTAAAACAACGATTATCAATACTGAAAAACTGGGGCATACCCACTTTATTTTTAATGTAGAACCTCACAAATTATTACATTTCTTTAATTTCAGTTTAAAGAAAAAATTATTTGAAGCTACAGAAGATATCACCGCGAATATGAGAAAACGTGGCGGAGGTATTTTAAACATCAGCCTGGTGGATAAAACAGCAGAAATGCCGAATTATTACCAGTTGAAAGCAAGCTTTGATACCGTAGATTCAATGGGAGCGAATTTTATCAACTCATGTCTTGAGCAGTTCGGAAAGACTTTGAGACAGGAAGTTGCTACCAGCGAAGATTTTACTCAGGAAGAAAAGAATTCACTACAGATTGTGATGAATATTCTTTCCAACTTTACCCCTGACTGTATTGTGAGAGCTGAGGTTTCGTGTAAAATGGAAGATTTAAAAGATGACAGTGGAATTTCTCCTGAAGAATTTGCTTCTAAATTCAAACAGGCCGTTACCATTGCAGAAATAGAACCTTACCGTGCGACTACTCATAATAAAGGAGTAATGAATGGAGTAGATGCCGTTGTAATCGCTACCGGAAATGATTTCAGAGCTACGGAAGCCTGTGCACATGCCTATGCAGCAAGAGATGGCCAATACAGATCTTTAACACACTGTACAACAGATAACGGAATCTTCAGATTCTGGATTGATCTTCCTATTTCTGTTGGAGTTGTGGGAGGACTTACCAATCTTCACCCTTTGGTAAAATTCTCACTGGCACTTCTTGGGAAACCTTCCGCACAAGAGCTGATGAGCATCATGGCAGTTTCAGGACTTGCACAAAACTTTGGGGCTTTACGCTCTCTGGTGACCACAGGAATCCAGAAAGGACATATGAAGATGCACTTATTGAATATTCTGAACCAATTGGGCGCTACTGAAGAAGAAAAACAGCACTTTGTAACGTATTTTAAAGATAAGACGGTGAGCCACCATGAGGTGATCAATGAATTTAACAGAATGAGAGGAAACTAA
- a CDS encoding putative DNA modification/repair radical SAM protein, producing MNFDRLKEKLEILADAAKYDVSCSSSGGTRKNKKGALGDSSASGICHTYTEDGRCVSLLKVLLTNHCIYDCAYCVSRSSNDIKRAAFTVEEVVDLTINFYRRNYIEGLFISSGIFKNADTTMERLVRVAKKLRLEENFNGYIHLKSIPGASDDLMQEAALYADRLSVNIEIPTESGLKLLAPEKNRQDMISPMRYIQKGIIQYKDEKKILKKVPKFAPAGQSTQMIVGATNENDLQIIKVADHFYKNFNLKRVYYSGYVPVLEDQRLPSLTTEVPMLRENRLYQSDWLMRFYGFKAEEILDPNVPFLDLEMDPKLSWALRNLDQFPVNLQTAEYRTILRIPGIGVKTAQKIVSARRFQILTMDHLKKLGAAVNRAKYFIDFNAGNAYLKYLTDKNFRKLLIGGSSSKFHNQFSQQLTLF from the coding sequence ATGAATTTTGACCGTCTTAAAGAAAAGCTTGAAATCCTTGCAGATGCAGCGAAATATGATGTTTCCTGTTCATCAAGCGGAGGTACAAGAAAAAATAAAAAAGGAGCATTGGGAGATAGTTCTGCAAGCGGGATCTGTCATACCTATACAGAAGACGGAAGATGTGTTTCCCTGCTTAAAGTTCTGTTGACCAACCATTGTATTTATGATTGTGCTTACTGCGTTTCCAGAAGTTCCAATGATATCAAAAGAGCTGCTTTTACGGTAGAAGAAGTGGTAGATCTTACCATCAATTTTTACCGCAGGAATTATATTGAAGGTTTGTTTATAAGCTCAGGAATTTTTAAAAATGCTGATACCACAATGGAAAGACTGGTAAGAGTGGCCAAAAAGCTGCGCCTGGAAGAAAATTTTAACGGTTACATTCATTTGAAATCTATTCCGGGAGCAAGTGATGATCTGATGCAGGAAGCTGCGTTGTATGCAGACCGTTTATCCGTCAATATTGAAATTCCTACGGAAAGCGGATTAAAACTGCTGGCTCCTGAAAAAAACAGACAGGATATGATCAGCCCGATGCGGTATATTCAAAAAGGTATCATTCAATATAAAGATGAAAAGAAAATCCTTAAGAAGGTTCCGAAGTTTGCTCCGGCCGGACAGTCTACACAAATGATTGTGGGGGCAACCAATGAAAACGATTTACAGATCATCAAAGTGGCCGATCATTTTTATAAAAACTTTAATCTGAAAAGAGTTTATTATTCCGGGTATGTTCCGGTTCTGGAAGATCAAAGACTGCCCTCTTTAACCACAGAAGTCCCTATGCTTAGGGAAAACCGACTGTATCAGTCGGACTGGCTGATGAGATTTTATGGTTTTAAAGCGGAAGAAATTTTAGATCCGAATGTTCCTTTTCTTGACCTGGAAATGGATCCGAAATTAAGCTGGGCATTACGGAATCTGGATCAGTTCCCGGTGAATCTCCAGACTGCCGAATACCGGACGATTTTAAGAATTCCTGGAATTGGTGTTAAAACAGCTCAGAAAATTGTAAGTGCAAGACGTTTTCAGATTTTAACGATGGATCATTTGAAAAAACTCGGAGCGGCTGTCAACCGGGCAAAATACTTTATCGATTTTAATGCTGGGAATGCCTACCTGAAATACTTAACGGATAAAAACTTCAGGAAACTGCTGATAGGCGGAAGTTCATCCAAATTCCATAACCAGTTTTCGCAACAGCTGACTTTGTTTTGA
- a CDS encoding TIGR03915 family putative DNA repair protein, translated as MTTLLYDGSFDGLFTAIFEVFEYRYKDVEITSRERFHQENIFAEIHEVITQTEKSERVLNKLEQNIGKQGIYQLLKVFLSEDPDLENLILSAVRQSVKNPENNILENFADNDVLKISKICKSVNRERHRMTAFVRFEKMRDGVFFSKIDPDFNVLPLIRKHFHDRYQDQKWMIYDLRRNYGLLYDLNDCEFFYPDEKIILHNYQQKFHDEENNYQILWQRYFTKTNIVERKNMKLHIQHVPKRYWKYLTEKW; from the coding sequence ATGACAACCCTACTCTATGATGGAAGTTTTGACGGTCTTTTCACAGCCATATTTGAAGTTTTCGAATACCGTTATAAAGATGTGGAAATCACAAGCAGGGAAAGGTTTCATCAAGAAAATATTTTTGCAGAAATTCATGAAGTTATTACTCAGACAGAAAAGTCTGAGCGGGTTCTCAACAAATTGGAGCAGAATATTGGAAAACAGGGTATATATCAACTTTTAAAAGTTTTTTTATCTGAAGATCCGGATCTGGAAAACCTCATCTTATCCGCAGTAAGGCAGTCAGTGAAAAATCCCGAAAATAATATTCTTGAAAATTTTGCCGATAATGATGTTTTAAAAATTTCAAAAATCTGTAAATCAGTTAACCGCGAAAGACACAGAATGACGGCTTTTGTACGGTTTGAAAAAATGCGGGATGGTGTTTTTTTCTCTAAAATAGATCCCGATTTCAATGTTCTTCCTTTAATCAGAAAACATTTTCACGACCGATACCAGGATCAGAAATGGATGATCTACGATCTCCGGAGAAACTACGGACTTCTGTATGATCTGAACGATTGTGAGTTTTTCTATCCTGATGAAAAAATTATTCTCCATAATTATCAGCAGAAATTTCATGATGAAGAAAATAATTATCAGATACTCTGGCAGCGATATTTCACAAAAACCAATATTGTAGAAAGGAAAAATATGAAACTCCATATTCAGCATGTTCCCAAAAGATACTGGAAATATCTGACTGAAAAATGGTAG
- a CDS encoding DNA alkylation repair protein, which translates to MTEKRKGARSIKDIPADILDQLNRGEIETANLTEWLAVDQRLLLENLLLQNDRKEYLTPVLENVNQLKKQTVNTINETIGIGLLNLAVKNKDNEFLLKLSVHPADLVRCWAAYTIGRNNGLQLKEKLNKIQPFASDSHFGVREICWMTVRPDIARNLEESLSLLSEWTMHDDENVRRFASESTRPRGVWCEHIDALKQNPGLGLEILEPLRSDSSRYVQDSVGNWLNDASKSQPEFVVEICDEWLRESPTKETQYIVKKALRTIRK; encoded by the coding sequence ATGACAGAAAAACGAAAAGGAGCCCGCTCCATCAAAGATATTCCAGCGGATATTCTGGATCAGCTGAACAGAGGAGAAATTGAAACCGCCAATCTTACGGAATGGCTGGCTGTAGATCAAAGATTGCTGTTGGAAAATCTGCTTTTACAGAATGATCGTAAGGAATATTTGACACCCGTTTTAGAAAATGTAAACCAGCTGAAAAAGCAAACTGTCAATACCATTAATGAAACAATAGGAATTGGATTACTTAATCTGGCTGTGAAAAATAAGGATAACGAATTTCTTTTGAAATTATCAGTTCATCCCGCAGATCTGGTACGTTGCTGGGCAGCTTATACGATTGGAAGAAATAACGGTTTACAACTTAAGGAAAAATTAAACAAAATTCAGCCATTTGCTTCTGACTCTCATTTTGGAGTGAGGGAAATCTGCTGGATGACGGTGCGTCCGGATATCGCCAGAAACCTTGAGGAAAGCTTATCTCTTTTATCAGAATGGACGATGCATGACGATGAAAATGTAAGACGTTTTGCCAGCGAATCCACAAGGCCAAGAGGTGTGTGGTGTGAACATATTGATGCTTTAAAACAAAATCCGGGACTTGGACTGGAAATTCTGGAACCTTTACGATCAGATTCATCCCGATATGTACAGGACAGTGTCGGCAACTGGCTGAATGATGCCAGTAAATCACAACCCGAATTTGTAGTGGAAATCTGTGACGAATGGCTTCGGGAAAGTCCGACAAAAGAAACGCAGTATATTGTAAAGAAAGCGTTACGGACCATCAGAAAGTGA
- a CDS encoding winged helix-turn-helix transcriptional regulator, which produces METKGRAEENKICPLEVAVTTISGKWKIPIVWQINEGKKRPSEFLRGIAKVDRRVLNQQLTEMVDDGILTKQSFNELPPRVEYTLTELGEKLVKILWQLNDWGKLLIPGKEESLNR; this is translated from the coding sequence ATGGAAACAAAGGGAAGAGCTGAAGAAAATAAAATATGTCCGTTGGAAGTTGCTGTCACTACTATCAGTGGAAAATGGAAAATTCCCATTGTCTGGCAGATTAATGAAGGCAAAAAACGTCCCAGTGAGTTTTTACGCGGGATTGCAAAAGTGGACCGCAGGGTTTTGAATCAGCAGCTGACTGAAATGGTAGATGATGGCATTTTAACAAAACAATCCTTTAATGAACTACCTCCAAGGGTTGAATATACCTTGACAGAACTTGGGGAAAAACTTGTGAAGATCCTCTGGCAGCTGAATGATTGGGGTAAATTGTTGATTCCTGGAAAAGAGGAGTCGTTGAACCGATAA
- a CDS encoding DUF4846 domain-containing protein translates to MKKVITGIIVILIYIGCTKEKISDRLLPEPDKNEHLIAENALKINKGKNTIRQRFSPPEGYEWMEEKPGSFGHFIENFKLKPYGSQIVKYDGTPISTQHLHEAVFDIDTGNKDLQQCADAVIRMRAEYLYKAKKFNEIKFHFTSGDLFSWNDYKNGTRAFVSGNSVNFRRAASFDDSYQSFRNYLDVIFNYSGTISLNKETKPVNKNSDLKTGDILITPGSPGHIVFISGVCRNKEGKRLFLLSEGFTPAQSVHVLSNPFNPYFTPWYDLDIHAEETKTARYFFKPTNFRSF, encoded by the coding sequence ATGAAAAAAGTTATCACAGGAATCATTGTTATTCTCATTTACATAGGCTGTACAAAAGAAAAAATATCAGACCGTTTATTACCTGAACCAGATAAAAATGAGCATTTAATTGCTGAAAATGCTTTAAAAATCAATAAAGGTAAAAATACCATCAGGCAAAGATTTTCACCTCCGGAAGGGTATGAGTGGATGGAAGAAAAACCTGGCTCTTTCGGGCATTTCATTGAGAATTTCAAACTCAAACCTTACGGCAGCCAGATTGTAAAATATGACGGGACACCTATTTCTACCCAGCATCTTCATGAAGCGGTTTTTGATATTGATACCGGAAATAAGGATCTTCAGCAATGTGCTGATGCAGTCATCCGAATGAGAGCTGAATATCTTTATAAGGCAAAAAAATTTAACGAAATTAAATTTCATTTTACAAGCGGTGATCTTTTCAGCTGGAATGATTATAAAAACGGAACGAGAGCTTTTGTCAGCGGAAATTCTGTCAACTTCAGAAGAGCTGCGTCTTTTGATGATTCTTATCAAAGTTTCAGAAATTATCTGGATGTCATTTTTAATTATTCAGGAACGATTTCATTAAATAAAGAAACAAAACCGGTCAATAAAAATTCAGATCTGAAAACAGGAGATATTTTAATCACACCGGGAAGTCCCGGACACATTGTTTTTATTTCCGGTGTCTGCCGGAATAAGGAAGGAAAAAGATTATTCTTATTAAGTGAAGGATTCACCCCGGCGCAATCAGTTCATGTACTTTCAAATCCGTTTAATCCCTATTTTACGCCCTGGTATGACCTTGACATCCATGCTGAGGAGACCAAAACTGCACGATATTTTTTTAAACCTACAAACTTCAGAAGCTTTTAA
- the pfkA gene encoding 6-phosphofructokinase — MKESAVKKIAVLTSGGDSPGMNAALRAVVRTANYYNIECYGVREGYNGLINNDFLKMGARSVKNIINQGGTILKSARSAEFRTKEGRQKAYDNCIKLGIDGLVCIGGDGTFTGAKIFNEEFGIRVIGIPGTIDNDIFGTDNTIGYDTALNTAMDAIDKIRDTATSHNRVFFVEVMGRDAGFIALNSGLATGALDILIPEKKDSIDELFTKFRDAEKTGKASSIVVVAEGEKLANVYELAEKTKQTFPDYDIRVAILGHMQRGGSPSCADRVLASRLGYGAVTGLMEGQTNVMAGMRSNDLTYTPIEEAIKKHNEINKDLLLISEILAI; from the coding sequence ATGAAAGAGAGTGCTGTAAAAAAAATTGCAGTTCTTACTTCAGGAGGTGACTCTCCGGGTATGAATGCGGCGTTAAGAGCGGTAGTAAGAACCGCCAATTACTATAATATCGAATGCTACGGAGTGAGGGAAGGTTACAACGGCCTTATCAATAATGATTTCCTGAAAATGGGAGCCCGTTCCGTAAAAAATATAATCAACCAGGGTGGAACCATTCTAAAATCTGCCAGATCTGCTGAGTTCAGAACTAAAGAAGGCCGTCAGAAAGCTTACGACAACTGTATAAAGCTGGGAATTGACGGATTGGTATGTATCGGAGGTGACGGAACATTTACCGGTGCCAAAATCTTTAATGAAGAGTTCGGAATCAGAGTAATCGGTATCCCGGGAACGATCGACAACGATATTTTCGGAACTGATAATACGATCGGATACGACACTGCATTGAATACGGCAATGGATGCCATTGACAAAATCCGTGACACGGCAACTTCCCACAACAGGGTTTTCTTTGTGGAAGTAATGGGTCGTGATGCTGGTTTTATTGCTCTAAACAGTGGATTGGCAACAGGAGCTCTGGATATTTTAATTCCTGAGAAAAAAGACAGTATTGATGAGCTTTTCACGAAATTCAGGGATGCGGAAAAAACCGGAAAAGCATCAAGCATTGTGGTGGTTGCAGAAGGTGAAAAACTAGCCAATGTGTATGAACTTGCAGAAAAAACCAAACAGACCTTCCCTGATTATGACATTCGTGTAGCGATTTTGGGACATATGCAGAGAGGTGGTTCTCCAAGCTGTGCAGACAGAGTTTTGGCAAGCCGACTGGGCTATGGAGCCGTAACCGGATTAATGGAAGGACAAACCAATGTAATGGCAGGAATGCGTTCCAACGATCTGACGTATACGCCAATTGAAGAAGCCATTAAAAAACATAATGAAATCAATAAAGACCTTTTACTGATTTCAGAAATTTTAGCAATCTAA
- the gap gene encoding type I glyceraldehyde-3-phosphate dehydrogenase, which translates to MSTIKVGINGFGRIGRLVFRAMTERDNIEVVGINDLINAEYMAYMLKYDSVHGIFPGEVSVEGNDLVVNGKKIRVTAEKDPSNLKWNEIGADYVVESTGLFLDKDSAAKHLAAGAKKVILSAPSKDDTPMFVMGVNHKELTDDIKILSNASCTTNCLAPLAKVIHDNFGIVEGLMTTVHATTATQKTVDGPSMKDWRGGRAALNNIIPSSTGAAKAVGKVIPSLNGKLTGMSFRVPTVDVSVVDLTVRIEKAASYEEICSVIKAASEGELKGILGYTEDAVVSQDFVGDKRTSIFDKDAGIMLSPNFVKLVSWYDNEMGYSNKLVDMLVHAASL; encoded by the coding sequence ATGTCAACAATTAAAGTAGGTATCAACGGTTTTGGTAGAATTGGACGTCTTGTTTTCAGAGCAATGACTGAAAGAGACAACATTGAAGTTGTAGGAATCAATGACCTAATCAATGCAGAATACATGGCTTACATGTTAAAATATGACTCTGTACATGGTATTTTCCCAGGTGAAGTTTCTGTAGAAGGAAATGATCTTGTAGTAAACGGGAAAAAAATCAGAGTAACTGCTGAAAAAGATCCAAGTAACCTAAAATGGAACGAAATCGGTGCAGATTACGTAGTAGAATCTACCGGTTTATTCCTTGATAAAGACAGCGCTGCAAAACACCTTGCTGCAGGTGCTAAGAAAGTAATCCTTTCTGCTCCTTCTAAAGATGACACCCCAATGTTCGTAATGGGGGTAAACCACAAAGAGCTTACTGATGATATCAAAATCTTATCAAATGCTTCTTGTACTACAAACTGTTTAGCTCCTTTAGCTAAAGTAATCCACGATAACTTCGGAATCGTAGAAGGTTTGATGACTACTGTACACGCTACAACAGCTACTCAGAAAACTGTTGACGGTCCTTCAATGAAAGACTGGAGAGGTGGTAGAGCTGCTCTGAATAACATCATCCCTTCTTCTACTGGTGCTGCTAAAGCAGTAGGAAAAGTAATCCCTTCACTAAACGGAAAATTAACAGGTATGTCTTTCAGAGTACCAACTGTTGACGTTTCTGTAGTAGATTTAACAGTGAGAATTGAAAAAGCGGCTTCTTATGAAGAAATCTGTTCAGTTATCAAAGCTGCTTCTGAAGGTGAATTGAAAGGTATCCTAGGATATACTGAAGATGCAGTAGTATCTCAGGACTTCGTAGGAGATAAGAGAACTTCTATCTTCGACAAAGATGCTGGTATCATGCTTTCTCCTAACTTCGTGAAACTTGTTTCCTGGTATGACAACGAAATGGGTTACTCTAACAAGTTAGTAGATATGCTTGTACACGCTGCTTCTTTATAA
- a CDS encoding oxygenase MpaB family protein translates to MNMIQPRFKDAPHFRKFWEHGNGKQLIEFSGAEVSFEKFEKFAPYFHHTDEIGDEVVKDIYFTKKFHEASREIELYIRNGVSETDDVPESIKKMFSQTQKVPDWLDYNLLKSGAELCMRSNLDSLISLRDYCLIGGYDYAYLNKPLIVTEALKKGAVKRLSETLDFWVNATRYNALEIHAKGYEFAIKTRLIHSYARLSIKKHYKDWNTENWGEPINSWDMMATYIGFSLVFLHSLKKLGNRFSVEEEQGIFHLWKYVGYLLGIPEQLLPDDKKQATEYFYLWTSVQPPSDKDSVLLAHSLLDESLENPILKFEFQRKNLRYLHICCTWFLLDDEVCKRLQIPEVPYRNLFPKSKILFNTIYDSLVSRNARIQRGNKDQMKVLEDYLAITKNSNFH, encoded by the coding sequence ATGAACATGATACAACCCCGTTTTAAAGACGCTCCCCATTTCAGGAAATTTTGGGAACATGGCAACGGAAAGCAGCTTATAGAATTTTCCGGGGCAGAAGTGAGTTTTGAAAAATTTGAAAAATTTGCTCCCTATTTTCATCATACGGATGAGATCGGTGACGAGGTGGTAAAAGATATTTATTTCACTAAAAAATTTCATGAGGCTTCCAGGGAAATTGAACTTTACATCAGAAATGGAGTTTCAGAAACTGATGATGTTCCTGAAAGTATAAAAAAAATGTTCAGCCAAACTCAAAAAGTTCCGGACTGGCTGGATTATAACCTGCTCAAAAGCGGAGCTGAACTCTGCATGAGAAGCAATCTTGATTCATTAATTTCATTAAGGGATTACTGTCTGATTGGTGGTTATGATTATGCCTACCTCAACAAACCTTTAATTGTTACAGAAGCTTTGAAGAAAGGAGCTGTGAAAAGGCTTTCTGAAACATTGGACTTTTGGGTGAATGCTACCCGGTACAACGCATTGGAAATCCATGCAAAAGGATATGAATTTGCCATAAAAACCCGTTTGATTCATTCTTACGCAAGGCTTTCCATTAAAAAACATTATAAAGACTGGAACACTGAAAATTGGGGAGAGCCTATCAATTCATGGGACATGATGGCAACGTATATCGGGTTTAGTCTGGTATTCCTTCATAGTCTTAAAAAGCTGGGAAATCGTTTTTCTGTTGAAGAAGAACAGGGAATTTTCCATCTTTGGAAATACGTGGGTTACCTTTTGGGAATTCCGGAACAGCTTCTTCCTGATGATAAGAAACAGGCAACGGAATATTTTTATTTATGGACTTCCGTTCAGCCCCCTTCGGATAAAGATTCTGTTCTTCTGGCTCATTCTCTTTTGGATGAATCATTGGAAAATCCTATTTTAAAATTTGAGTTCCAGAGAAAAAATTTAAGATATCTGCACATCTGCTGTACCTGGTTTCTTTTAGATGACGAAGTGTGTAAAAGATTACAAATTCCGGAAGTTCCTTACAGAAACCTGTTTCCAAAATCGAAAATACTTTTCAACACAATTTATGACAGCCTTGTAAGCCGTAATGCCAGAATACAAAGAGGAAACAAAGATCAGATGAAAGTGCTGGAAGATTATCTTGCCATCACTAAAAATTCAAATTTCCATTAA
- the recA gene encoding recombinase RecA, producing the protein MSNIDDKKKALALVLDKLDKTYGKGTVMTLGDESIDNTIEVIPSGSLGLDIALGIGGYPKGRIIEIYGPESSGKTTLTLHAIAEAQKAGGIAAFIDAEHAFDRTYAAKLGIDLENLIISQPDNGEQALEIADNLIRSGAIDIVVIDSVAALTPKAEIEGEMGDSKMGLHARLMSQALRKLTATISRTKCTVIFINQLREKIGVMFGNPETTTGGNALKFYASVRIDIRKASAPIKQGDEAIGSRVKVKIVKNKVAPPFKQAEFDIMYGEGVSKVGEILDTAVDMGIVKKSGSWFSYEETKLGQGRDAVKDVLRDNPDLAEELEAKIKEEMKNK; encoded by the coding sequence ATGAGTAACATTGATGATAAGAAAAAAGCACTCGCTTTAGTGCTTGACAAGCTAGATAAAACATATGGGAAGGGAACGGTAATGACTTTAGGTGATGAATCTATAGACAATACCATAGAAGTAATTCCTTCCGGTTCTTTAGGTTTGGATATTGCCCTAGGTATAGGCGGATATCCAAAAGGAAGAATCATTGAAATATATGGTCCTGAATCTTCAGGTAAAACAACGTTGACCCTTCACGCTATTGCTGAGGCTCAAAAAGCAGGTGGTATTGCAGCATTCATTGATGCAGAGCACGCTTTCGACAGAACGTATGCTGCGAAATTAGGAATTGATCTTGAAAACCTGATCATTTCTCAGCCGGACAACGGTGAGCAGGCTTTAGAAATTGCAGATAATTTGATCCGTTCAGGAGCTATTGATATCGTTGTTATTGACTCTGTGGCAGCTCTTACTCCAAAAGCAGAAATCGAAGGTGAAATGGGAGATTCCAAAATGGGTCTTCATGCAAGATTAATGTCTCAGGCATTAAGAAAGCTTACCGCTACGATTTCAAGAACAAAATGTACCGTGATTTTCATCAACCAGTTGAGAGAAAAGATCGGTGTCATGTTCGGGAACCCTGAAACCACTACCGGAGGTAATGCACTGAAGTTTTACGCTTCTGTAAGAATTGATATCAGAAAAGCAAGTGCTCCTATCAAACAAGGTGATGAAGCAATCGGTAGCCGTGTGAAAGTGAAGATTGTGAAAAACAAAGTAGCACCTCCATTCAAGCAGGCAGAATTCGACATCATGTATGGTGAAGGTGTTTCTAAAGTAGGAGAAATTCTTGATACCGCTGTAGATATGGGAATTGTGAAGAAAAGCGGATCATGGTTCAGCTACGAAGAGACTAAATTGGGTCAGGGACGTGATGCTGTAAAAGATGTTTTAAGAGATAATCCGGATCTTGCTGAAGAATTGGAAGCTAAGATTAAGGAAGAAATGAAAAACAAATAA